GTCAGGGCCAGCAGCTGTTTGTTCACGGCGGCCTGCGCGGCAGCCGGGCTCTTGTTAATAAAGGCCACCGCGTCGGTGTGCGCTTTCAGGAAGGCGGTCACCAGCGCCGGGTTGGCCTGGGCGAACCTGGCGTTCACGATCACGACTGTGGTGGGGTACTTGCCATCGCGCCACACGGTTTTTTCCGTGCCAATGATGCGGTGGCCCTGAGCTTCGAGCACCGCCCCCCAGGGTTCAGGCACCAGGGTGGCTTCCACCCGCTTGGCCGCAAAGGCTGCCAGCACGTCGGCTGGAGCCACCGGCGTGATGGTCACGGTGCCGCCGTCGGTTTTGGGCTTCAGGCCACTCTCGTTCAGGATGTGGCGCAGGCTGATGTCCTGGGTGTTGCCCAGGCTGGGCACAGCCACGGTCTTGCCTGCAAGGTCCTTGTAGGTCCTGATGGCGCTGTCCTTTCTGGCCACCAGCACCGCGCCCGCCTCGCTGGCCCCGGCGATGATCTGCACCGGCATGCCGCGCCCGATGGCGTTGATGGCCGGCCCCGGCCCGATATAGGCAATGTCAATCTGGCCGGCGGCAAAGGCTTCGGTGAGCGTGGTCCCCGAGACAAATTCCTTGGGCTCTAATTTCACCTTGCCCAATGCTTTCTGGAAGGTGCCGCGTTCCAGGCCCACTAGGGCCGGCGCGTGCGTGAGGTTCGGGAAAAAACCCAGGCGGACGCTCTGCGCTTCCTGGGCGGCGGCGGGGGCCGAGAGCGGGCCAGCGAGGCTGAGGGTCAGGGCAAGGGCCAGGGGAATTCGGGTCATGGAACCTCCGGGGGAACAGTGCAACACAACTGAGATGCTGCATTTCACGGTGGGGAAGAGCGGGGCGCGTGTGACCGGGCGCCCCGGCCCTTCAGGGCTTCTTAAGACCGCGTCAGGGACATGAGAGGCTCGGGTGTGTCTGGTAGACGCGCCGCCCTCGGATACGGCTTCCGGAACAGTGTGTAAGGATGACGAACTGTTTCCGAGCGGAGGGAAGAGAAAAAACGGCGGATTTCCGGGACAGGAATAAGAGGAACACCCGGCTCTTTCCCGGATGTTCCGGCAAAGAACGGAATCCGTCTGCGGCATGGTCAGACCGGTTCGGCGTAGGCGGCGCGCAGCACCTCGGCCACCTCGGGGCGGGTGAACTCGCTGGGCAAGGCCTCGCCGGCACGCAGCTTCTCGCGGACCTTGGTGCCGCTCAGGACCAGATGGTGAGAGGCGTCGTGCGGGCAGGTGCGGGGGCTGACGAGCTGCCCGCAGGCGTTGCAGTAAAAAGTGTGCTCGAACTTGAGAATCTGAATGCCCAGCTCCCCGGGGGCATAGGCGCTGAAGATCTCCTGGGCGTCGTAGGTGCCGTAGTAATTGCCCACGCCGGCGTGGTCGCGCCCCACGATGAAATGCGTGACGCCGTAGTTGCGCCGCGACAGGGCGTGCAGAATCGCCTCGCGGGGGCCGGCGTAGCGCATGGCGGCCGGGTACACGCTCAGCAGGGTCCTGGCCTGGGGGTAGTAGCCCTGCAGCAGCACCTCGTAGGCCCGTACGCGCGTCTCGGCCGGCACGTCGTCGCCCTTGGTGCGGCCCACCAGCGGGTGCAGCAGCAGGCCGTCCACCAGTTCCAGCGCCACCTTCTGCAGGTATTCGTGCGCGCGGTGAATGGGATTGCGCGTCTGAAAGGCCACCGTGGAGCGCCAGCCGCGCGCCTCGATCACCTCGCGCACCTCCGCAGGTGTGCGGTGGTGGCGGGGAAAGGCGCCGCGCGGCACCTCGAACAGCGCCACCTCGCCGGCCAGATACACGTCGCCCC
The window above is part of the Deinococcus arcticus genome. Proteins encoded here:
- a CDS encoding ABC transporter substrate-binding protein; translated protein: MTRIPLALALTLSLAGPLSAPAAAQEAQSVRLGFFPNLTHAPALVGLERGTFQKALGKVKLEPKEFVSGTTLTEAFAAGQIDIAYIGPGPAINAIGRGMPVQIIAGASEAGAVLVARKDSAIRTYKDLAGKTVAVPSLGNTQDISLRHILNESGLKPKTDGGTVTITPVAPADVLAAFAAKRVEATLVPEPWGAVLEAQGHRIIGTEKTVWRDGKYPTTVVIVNARFAQANPALVTAFLKAHTDAVAFINKSPAAAQAAVNKQLLALTGARIDPRVLQRAFARTRFTTALDPAALKEYAALNVEAGYARSAPDLTPFLRK
- the sat gene encoding sulfate adenylyltransferase, encoding MTILLPDSTALPAPLGGTLISRLRRPGHDFDPAELAGLPRLALGERSHADLELLATGAYSPLRGFVNEADYLSILSRLRLADGTPWSIPITLPVAREDAARYRGRVVLTFAGQDVGWIDVQEAYAARKALEAQEVYRTADEAHPGVAALYAGGDVYLAGEVALFEVPRGAFPRHHRTPAEVREVIEARGWRSTVAFQTRNPIHRAHEYLQKVALELVDGLLLHPLVGRTKGDDVPAETRVRAYEVLLQGYYPQARTLLSVYPAAMRYAGPREAILHALSRRNYGVTHFIVGRDHAGVGNYYGTYDAQEIFSAYAPGELGIQILKFEHTFYCNACGQLVSPRTCPHDASHHLVLSGTKVREKLRAGEALPSEFTRPEVAEVLRAAYAEPV